Within the Prochlorococcus sp. MIT 1300 genome, the region CAGCTAAAGCACCTAAGCCACAAAAAAGAATGGTTCCGGGTAGGATGGCTATTAAACCAATTGAATAATCACGCCAACTTACCTGACTAACTCCAAACATAAAGTTTAACAAGCTAAATGGAAAAGCTGGTGAAAGTCTCGTAAGAAGAACAAGTTTAAGACTTTCCCGAGTCATGGCCTTCTCAATTGCCTGCAACTTAGGAAACCCAGCTAATTTTTTTTGTACGAAGCCTTTTAAGAGTGTTCTGGATAGAAAAAAAGATATTTGTGCACCAAGTGATGCTCCAAGAAATACTAAGATGCTACCGTGGAATGTTCCATACAAGGCGCCTGCAAGCATAGAAGCCCATGCTCCTGGCAATAAAATAGTTACCCAAATGGCATATATAGGAACAAATAAATAAACCCCTAATGGACTCCTTAAAAAAGAAAGCCAAGTATCAAGAGAGAACAAGATTTCAAACATAATCAACTAGGAATCAGAAACTAAATTGCTCTTGCTATATGGCTAAAATTTGTGGGCATTTGAAAGTAAATAAAAATGAACCTCAATTAGATCATTCTAACAAGCCGATACTCAATTTAGATCGTCAAGTCGTTTACGAGCCAAAGCTGATTGAGATTGAGCCTCAGCCAACTTTGATCTACATTCAGCAACTACAGTAGTAGGTGCTTTATCTGTAAAATTTGGATTAGCCAATCTTTCTGACAAAGCTTGAATTTCCTTATTCGCCTTAGTCATATCTTT harbors:
- a CDS encoding TVP38/TMEM64 family protein encodes the protein MFEILFSLDTWLSFLRSPLGVYLFVPIYAIWVTILLPGAWASMLAGALYGTFHGSILVFLGASLGAQISFFLSRTLLKGFVQKKLAGFPKLQAIEKAMTRESLKLVLLTRLSPAFPFSLLNFMFGVSQVSWRDYSIGLIAILPGTILFCGLGALAGDLARFNEIISGNTNVGISVLRIFGLVATFAVIFIVSRSARSALKEFEPVD